The following are encoded in a window of Nibricoccus aquaticus genomic DNA:
- a CDS encoding Co(2+)/Mg(2+) efflux protein ApaG: protein MSASVALPGLTARLDKLVYHHGGMSLPEDKPHAFVYFITIENASDRTITLLGRKWVIQHADDTHLVVEGDKIVGETPRLPPGEHFSYNSYHVTGVDARAAGCFHGIDELGNKIHVLLAPFDMRVPAT from the coding sequence CTCGATAAACTCGTTTATCACCACGGCGGCATGAGCCTGCCCGAGGACAAGCCCCACGCCTTCGTTTACTTCATCACCATCGAAAACGCATCCGACCGCACCATCACCCTGCTCGGTCGCAAATGGGTCATCCAGCACGCCGACGACACCCACCTCGTCGTCGAAGGCGATAAAATCGTCGGCGAAACCCCCCGCCTCCCCCCCGGCGAACACTTTTCCTACAACAGCTACCACGTCACCGGCGTCGATGCCCGCGCCGCCGGCTGCTTCCACGGTATCGACGAGCTCGGTAACAAAATCCACGTGCTCCTCGCCCCCTTCGACATGCGTGTCCCGGCCACCTGA
- a CDS encoding VOC family protein: MSLPPPISRIMLYVRDPQKIADFYITHFGFSARSEVHADLIQIDTGDRKFSLLLHQASKGHRLGQSCIKIVFDVDDIETFKSNSLKKGLKFGKTFKGEGYEFANARDPAKNPIQISRRAFLT; the protein is encoded by the coding sequence ATGAGTCTCCCACCCCCGATCTCACGCATCATGCTTTATGTGCGAGACCCGCAAAAAATCGCGGACTTCTACATTACTCACTTCGGCTTCTCAGCCCGCTCCGAGGTCCACGCCGACCTGATCCAGATCGACACCGGCGACAGGAAATTCTCCCTCCTGCTTCACCAAGCCAGCAAAGGCCACCGCCTCGGCCAGTCCTGCATCAAAATCGTGTTCGATGTGGACGACATCGAAACTTTCAAAAGCAACTCGCTCAAAAAGGGGCTGAAGTTCGGCAAAACATTCAAAGGCGAGGGCTACGAATTTGCAAATGCCCGCGACCCCGCCAAAAACCCGATTCAGATCTCCCGCCGGGCTTTCCTGACCTGA
- a CDS encoding MBL fold metallo-hydrolase — MKLIDLNRDGGIGANSHFLQIGDLNIVIDSGLNPKQTGRTATPDFSPLRGVRVDLIIITHCHLDHIGSLPVLMREQKDAAVAMTTSSRMLIERMMHNSASVMLRQKEDNGGKEPVLFTHDDIDRLSKRLLGFPYNQAKRFQGRKDEITIIFHPAGHVAGAAAVEIHHKKRQIFITGDVLFENQRTLPGAKFPAGHFDTMIIETTRGNTERPLGKSRVEEVARLITSINDTINRGGSFLLPVFALGRQQEILSILSDARKFGKLVDCPIFAAGLGMDLADYLDEIARKTKHVNFSKNVIKDLKIQPAPRKLVAGEDPKQNALYIISSGMLVERTPSYTLASGLISHARNTIGFVGYCDSETPGGELLAAKTGDEFLFKTAGVKAKINARVEKFELSGHADREELLEFAVQATPRSIILTHGEQSARDWFKEQLAIKLPQTTVIDPVPLQPYQV; from the coding sequence ATGAAGTTAATTGATTTGAACCGCGACGGCGGGATCGGGGCTAACAGCCATTTTCTCCAGATTGGCGACCTGAACATCGTCATCGACAGCGGCCTGAACCCGAAACAAACCGGCCGCACCGCCACCCCCGATTTCAGCCCGCTGCGCGGAGTGCGCGTGGACCTTATCATCATCACGCACTGCCACTTGGACCACATCGGCAGCCTCCCGGTACTTATGCGTGAGCAAAAGGATGCCGCCGTCGCCATGACAACTTCCAGCCGCATGCTCATCGAGCGCATGATGCACAACTCCGCGAGCGTCATGCTCCGCCAAAAAGAGGATAACGGCGGCAAAGAACCCGTCCTGTTCACCCACGACGACATCGACCGCCTCTCCAAGCGCCTCCTCGGTTTCCCGTATAACCAGGCCAAACGCTTCCAGGGCCGCAAAGACGAGATCACCATCATCTTCCACCCCGCCGGCCACGTTGCCGGTGCTGCCGCCGTCGAAATCCATCACAAGAAACGCCAGATCTTCATCACCGGCGACGTCCTCTTCGAAAACCAGCGCACCCTCCCCGGCGCGAAATTCCCCGCCGGTCACTTCGACACGATGATCATCGAGACCACGCGCGGAAACACTGAGCGCCCCCTCGGCAAATCCCGCGTCGAAGAAGTCGCCCGCCTCATCACCAGCATCAACGACACCATCAACCGCGGCGGCTCCTTCCTCCTCCCCGTCTTCGCCCTCGGCCGTCAGCAGGAAATCCTCTCCATCCTCAGCGACGCCCGTAAATTCGGCAAACTCGTCGACTGCCCGATCTTCGCCGCCGGTCTCGGCATGGATCTCGCCGACTACCTCGACGAAATCGCGCGCAAGACCAAGCACGTGAACTTCTCCAAGAACGTCATCAAAGACCTCAAGATCCAGCCCGCTCCGCGCAAACTCGTCGCCGGCGAAGATCCCAAACAAAACGCCCTCTACATCATCAGCTCCGGCATGTTGGTCGAGCGGACGCCCTCTTACACGCTCGCCTCCGGCCTCATCAGCCACGCGCGCAACACCATCGGTTTCGTCGGCTACTGCGACTCCGAGACCCCGGGTGGCGAACTCCTCGCCGCCAAGACCGGCGACGAATTCCTCTTCAAAACCGCCGGCGTCAAAGCCAAGATCAACGCCCGCGTCGAAAAATTCGAACTCTCCGGCCACGCCGACCGCGAAGAACTCCTCGAATTCGCCGTCCAGGCCACCCCGCGCAGCATCATCCTCACCCACGGCGAGCAATCCGCCCGTGACTGGTTCAAAGAACAGCTCGCCATCAAGCTCCCCCAGACGACGGTCATCGACCCCGTCCCGCTCCAGCCCTACCAGGTCTAA
- a CDS encoding inositol monophosphatase family protein has translation MSLDLQARIEAGKAAVMAQAELMHAEFGRAQSNWKYDGTRVTAVDIAISENIVRLIGEKFPGDQVFSEELAETDVPVPVTARFFWVLDPIDGTNNYATGIAHCAISLGLFENGRPVYGLVYDMSRRVLIHGGPGIGLWDGEKPAKVKSEAPTPQSLLGFHSPFDRKYAQHASALVENFKIRGLGSSTLHLAYVAVGILDATVDHNVKIWDIAAAIPLCIAGGGEVQFLNGEQFPMTQFNLKMGRIQYVAGNAAVCAKLRGLIGA, from the coding sequence ATGAGTTTAGATCTTCAGGCACGGATTGAAGCGGGCAAAGCGGCGGTGATGGCGCAGGCGGAATTGATGCACGCGGAGTTCGGTCGCGCGCAGAGCAACTGGAAGTATGACGGCACGCGAGTGACGGCGGTCGATATTGCGATCTCGGAGAATATCGTGCGGTTGATCGGGGAAAAGTTTCCCGGCGATCAGGTGTTCAGTGAGGAGCTGGCGGAGACGGATGTGCCGGTGCCGGTGACAGCGCGGTTTTTCTGGGTGCTCGATCCGATCGACGGGACGAATAATTATGCGACGGGGATCGCGCATTGCGCGATTTCACTGGGGCTTTTTGAAAACGGGCGGCCGGTGTACGGGCTGGTCTATGATATGAGCCGGCGGGTGTTGATTCATGGCGGGCCGGGGATCGGGCTGTGGGATGGAGAGAAGCCGGCGAAGGTGAAGAGCGAGGCGCCGACGCCGCAGAGTTTGCTGGGGTTTCATAGTCCGTTTGACCGGAAGTACGCGCAGCATGCGTCAGCGCTCGTGGAGAATTTTAAGATTCGCGGGCTGGGCAGCAGCACGCTGCATCTGGCTTATGTGGCGGTGGGGATTCTCGACGCGACGGTGGATCACAATGTGAAGATCTGGGACATCGCGGCGGCGATTCCGCTGTGCATCGCGGGCGGAGGGGAGGTGCAGTTTTTGAACGGCGAGCAGTTTCCGATGACGCAGTTCAATCTGAAGATGGGGCGCATCCAGTATGTAGCGGGCAATGCGGCGGTGTGCGCGAAGCTGCGGGGGTTGATCGGGGCGTGA
- a CDS encoding alpha/beta fold hydrolase, with protein sequence MRFTSLLFFSIALSVLSLSAQTPPPSSPRVIDDAFGIAMEGAPYPFPVKFLSLDVEGQPVRLAYMDVRPAHANGDTVLLLHGKNFYGSYWENTIRTLGDAGYRVIVPDQIGFGKSSKPIINYTFDQLAANTALLLDRLAISQVAVVGHSMGGMLAVRFTLNHPEFVTHLVLENPIGLEDYASAIPPQTIETLRDAELTQTADDYRKFVSNYHATPSPAIVEPFVEMRDRLTRGAEFPRWAHVSALTYEMIYQQPVRGDFAKIARPTLLVIGQADRTAVGKIYATPDMRSLLGNYPALGKSAQADISGSELVELENVGHIPHLEAPDRFHSALLIFLKKK encoded by the coding sequence ATGCGCTTCACGTCTCTTCTTTTCTTCTCCATCGCACTGTCAGTCTTATCCCTATCCGCGCAGACGCCTCCTCCCTCGTCACCGCGCGTTATCGACGACGCATTTGGCATCGCCATGGAAGGTGCGCCCTACCCGTTCCCCGTAAAATTCCTGTCCTTGGACGTCGAGGGTCAGCCAGTGCGGCTGGCCTACATGGATGTGCGGCCCGCCCACGCAAATGGAGATACCGTCCTCCTGCTTCACGGGAAAAATTTCTACGGCAGCTATTGGGAAAATACTATTCGTACCCTCGGCGACGCCGGCTACCGGGTGATCGTCCCCGACCAGATCGGCTTCGGGAAATCGTCGAAACCAATTATCAACTACACGTTCGATCAACTGGCCGCAAACACCGCCCTCTTGCTGGACCGCCTCGCAATTTCCCAAGTCGCCGTGGTTGGTCACTCGATGGGCGGCATGCTCGCCGTCCGATTCACACTCAACCATCCGGAATTTGTCACCCACTTGGTCCTGGAAAATCCGATCGGTCTGGAAGACTACGCGTCCGCTATTCCTCCACAGACGATCGAGACCCTTCGTGATGCTGAACTCACTCAGACAGCCGACGATTACCGCAAGTTTGTTTCCAACTACCACGCCACTCCGAGCCCCGCGATCGTCGAGCCTTTCGTCGAGATGCGCGACCGCTTGACGCGTGGCGCCGAGTTCCCTCGTTGGGCTCACGTTTCCGCGCTCACCTACGAGATGATTTATCAACAGCCCGTTCGTGGAGACTTCGCAAAAATCGCGCGCCCTACTTTACTCGTCATCGGCCAGGCCGACCGCACAGCTGTGGGGAAAATCTATGCCACTCCCGACATGCGATCGCTGCTGGGCAATTATCCCGCTCTCGGGAAATCAGCCCAAGCCGACATCTCCGGCTCCGAGCTAGTCGAACTTGAAAATGTCGGCCACATCCCGCACCTCGAAGCGCCGGATCGCTTTCATTCGGCGCTCCTCATATTTCTGAAGAAAAAATAA
- the xylB gene encoding xylulokinase, whose translation MSLFIGIDSGTQSTKAVVLDLDTRQVVAEARASHQLIEGLPVGHMEQHPQDWTAAMDKVILEVASKIDRAQVRGIGVSGQQHGFVPLDAKGEVIRPAKLWCDTSTTKECALLTKKLGGDKAALKKAGLLFLPGFTAPKILWLKRNEPHHYKRLRHVLLPHDYLNFHLTGNYFMEHGDASGTALMDVRKRTWSKDAVNAIDKNLLDWLPEISESSEAAGTLRPEIAAKYGFSSDVVVSAGGGDNMMGAIGTGNVSPGVVTASFGTSGTIYAYANKPVVDPTGEIAAFCSSSGGWLPLLCTMNVTTVTEQVRALFGYDHAALTAAVSAAPVGAGGLVLLPYLAGERTPNVPDGSGVLLGLNGKTFSPGHIARASMEGVTMGMNYGLQRLAGLGVKAKEIRVTGGGAKSGVWRQIMADIFGVPVVGMVEDEGAAVGGALQAAWCVALREGKKKAKLSDFTSGVVAVDEETRCLPSKANVARYRELQKVQDGLSVALREVFPAQRKLA comes from the coding sequence ATGAGTCTTTTCATCGGCATCGATTCCGGAACGCAGAGCACCAAGGCGGTCGTCCTCGACCTCGATACGCGCCAGGTCGTGGCGGAGGCGCGCGCGTCGCATCAGTTGATTGAGGGACTGCCGGTGGGGCACATGGAGCAGCATCCGCAGGATTGGACGGCGGCGATGGACAAGGTGATCCTAGAGGTGGCGTCGAAGATCGATCGCGCGCAGGTGCGCGGTATCGGTGTGTCGGGGCAGCAGCATGGATTCGTGCCGCTGGATGCGAAGGGTGAGGTGATCCGTCCGGCGAAGCTGTGGTGCGACACGAGCACCACGAAAGAATGCGCGCTGCTCACGAAGAAGCTGGGCGGAGACAAAGCGGCGTTGAAGAAGGCGGGGTTGTTGTTTCTGCCGGGATTCACGGCGCCGAAGATTTTGTGGCTGAAGCGGAATGAGCCGCATCATTACAAGCGGTTGAGGCATGTGCTGCTGCCACACGATTATTTGAATTTCCATCTGACGGGGAATTATTTCATGGAGCACGGCGATGCGTCGGGCACGGCGTTGATGGATGTGCGGAAGCGCACGTGGTCGAAGGATGCTGTCAACGCGATCGACAAGAACCTGTTGGACTGGCTGCCGGAGATTTCGGAGTCGAGCGAAGCGGCGGGGACGTTGCGGCCGGAGATCGCGGCGAAGTATGGATTTTCCAGTGACGTGGTCGTGAGCGCTGGCGGCGGCGACAATATGATGGGCGCGATCGGGACCGGGAATGTTTCGCCGGGCGTGGTGACGGCGAGCTTCGGGACGAGCGGGACAATCTATGCTTACGCAAACAAGCCGGTGGTCGATCCGACGGGGGAGATAGCGGCGTTTTGTTCGTCGTCGGGCGGGTGGCTGCCGTTGCTCTGCACGATGAATGTGACGACGGTGACGGAGCAGGTGCGGGCGTTGTTTGGCTACGATCACGCGGCGCTGACGGCGGCGGTGTCGGCGGCTCCGGTGGGTGCGGGCGGACTCGTGCTATTGCCGTATCTCGCGGGCGAGCGGACGCCGAATGTGCCGGATGGCTCGGGCGTGTTGCTCGGGTTGAACGGGAAGACTTTTTCCCCGGGACACATCGCGCGCGCCTCGATGGAAGGCGTGACGATGGGGATGAATTACGGATTGCAGCGGCTGGCGGGGCTCGGTGTGAAGGCGAAGGAGATTCGCGTCACGGGCGGCGGCGCGAAGTCAGGCGTGTGGCGTCAGATCATGGCGGATATTTTTGGCGTGCCGGTGGTCGGCATGGTCGAGGACGAAGGCGCGGCGGTGGGCGGGGCGTTGCAGGCGGCGTGGTGCGTTGCGCTGCGCGAAGGAAAGAAGAAGGCGAAGCTTAGCGATTTCACGAGCGGGGTGGTCGCGGTGGATGAAGAGACGCGGTGCCTGCCGTCGAAAGCGAACGTGGCGCGTTATCGGGAGCTGCAGAAAGTGCAGGACGGGTTGAGCGTGGCGCTGCGCGAGGTTTTCCCGGCGCAGCGGAAGCTGGCGTGA
- a CDS encoding Ig-like domain-containing protein, which translates to MPSAPLRLRSIPFLAFLALSCGSPLSAGELKVDINRDSKNSAAETETGYTKWSSDTTGGASSGLAAVTKSFTSATGEAITVSFAQTATSQSRGGTGLVSNWYQVGAQGTAKLVSDGLTVAPANMTTGGEMQMTITGLSAGHHTLLTYHNAWDAASALVSLAPIDVYVNGVLIVNDLQPTIRAATNIAAPIAYLEFDVADTSTVTTILFSTETSSTSTTKNVMINAFEIDTSNASRNANTPSPADADEHVNADSGSFLLSWSAALSGDSISRDVYFGTSRNAVLTATRTSPEFKGNQTALSYNVTGLNGHLTYYWRVDEIDSNGNVTKGTVWYFRPRLLAFPGAEGYGRFARGGRGGKVVHVTSLADYATAATPIPGTLRYAIEQETGPRTIVFDVSGLITLQSDIVISSAQPYITVAGQTAPGKGITIKRQLFGMSGASDVIVRFLRVLVGKESGETQNATGISGSNNVIMDHCSIGWGIDEGLSTRTAKNVTFQRCSLSEALNVAGHQNYPAGTAHGYAASVGGDIVSLHHNLLAHNEGRNWSMAGGLDAAGYYAGRLDIFNNVVYNWGGRTTDGGAHEVNFVNNYYKTGAATTKFTALNPQYGGFPGTQQYYMSGNVMPGRFDESNQAAGFTIGTENGGTLPQNSTPAYTALVNAPFFPSYATIHSAADAYKQVLSDVGCNQPQIDDRDIRIINETLNGTYTYTGSISGKRGLPDTTADVGGWENYPEMKRADNFDTDRDGMPDWWETLFGLNSRSAANDFSESNADLDNDGFTNLEDYLNWLALPRYNSAINGSVDIDLSALSRGYTSVPVFTLGTPTAGTVQLIGNGKTVRYTPAASFEGIARFSFTVTDSVGSTMTRDIGVRTYAIPDPTLALTRNATTFSNEFIGVPGQTYKIQYSDDLVTWIDLQTITATGEAYPFTVPTNLTGATRRFFRATSIP; encoded by the coding sequence ATGCCTTCAGCACCGCTGCGTCTTCGCTCCATCCCCTTTCTCGCCTTTCTCGCACTGAGCTGCGGTAGCCCGCTCTCGGCCGGCGAGCTCAAAGTCGACATCAACCGCGACTCCAAAAACTCCGCCGCCGAAACCGAGACCGGCTACACCAAGTGGAGCTCCGACACTACCGGCGGTGCCTCCTCCGGCCTCGCCGCCGTCACCAAATCCTTCACCTCCGCCACCGGAGAGGCGATCACCGTCAGTTTCGCCCAGACCGCCACTTCTCAATCCCGTGGCGGCACCGGCCTCGTGAGCAACTGGTACCAAGTCGGCGCCCAGGGCACCGCCAAGCTCGTCAGTGACGGCCTCACCGTTGCCCCCGCCAATATGACCACCGGCGGCGAAATGCAGATGACCATCACCGGTCTCTCTGCCGGCCATCACACACTCCTCACGTATCACAATGCCTGGGACGCCGCTTCCGCTCTCGTCTCGCTCGCCCCCATCGACGTTTACGTCAACGGCGTCCTCATCGTTAACGACCTCCAGCCCACCATCCGCGCCGCCACCAACATCGCCGCGCCCATCGCCTACCTGGAGTTCGACGTCGCTGACACCAGCACCGTCACGACCATCCTTTTCTCCACCGAGACTTCGTCCACCTCCACGACGAAGAACGTCATGATTAACGCGTTCGAAATCGATACCTCGAACGCTTCCCGCAACGCCAACACCCCTTCCCCCGCCGACGCCGACGAACACGTCAACGCCGACTCCGGTTCGTTCCTACTCAGCTGGTCCGCCGCCCTAAGCGGCGACTCCATCTCCCGCGATGTTTATTTCGGCACCAGCCGCAACGCCGTGCTCACCGCCACCCGCACCTCGCCGGAATTCAAAGGCAACCAAACCGCGCTTTCCTACAACGTCACCGGTCTCAACGGCCACCTCACGTATTACTGGCGCGTCGATGAAATCGACTCCAACGGCAACGTCACCAAAGGCACCGTCTGGTACTTCCGTCCCCGCCTGCTCGCCTTCCCTGGCGCCGAGGGCTACGGCCGCTTCGCACGCGGCGGTCGCGGCGGCAAAGTCGTGCACGTCACCTCGCTCGCGGATTACGCGACTGCGGCAACACCCATCCCCGGCACGCTCCGCTACGCCATCGAGCAGGAGACCGGCCCGCGCACCATCGTCTTCGACGTCTCCGGTCTCATCACCCTCCAGAGCGACATCGTCATCAGCTCCGCCCAGCCTTACATCACCGTCGCTGGCCAGACCGCCCCCGGCAAAGGCATCACCATCAAGCGGCAGCTCTTCGGCATGAGCGGCGCGAGCGACGTCATCGTCCGCTTCCTCCGCGTTCTCGTCGGCAAAGAAAGCGGCGAAACTCAAAACGCCACAGGCATCTCCGGCAGCAACAACGTTATCATGGATCACTGCTCCATTGGCTGGGGCATCGACGAAGGTCTCAGCACCCGCACAGCCAAAAATGTCACCTTCCAGCGCTGCTCCCTTTCCGAAGCGCTCAACGTCGCCGGACACCAAAACTACCCGGCCGGCACCGCGCACGGCTACGCGGCCTCCGTTGGCGGCGACATCGTTTCGCTCCACCACAATCTCCTCGCCCACAACGAGGGCCGCAACTGGTCCATGGCCGGCGGCCTCGACGCTGCTGGCTACTACGCCGGCCGTCTCGATATCTTCAACAACGTCGTCTACAACTGGGGCGGACGCACCACCGACGGCGGCGCGCACGAGGTCAACTTCGTTAACAACTACTACAAGACCGGCGCCGCCACGACCAAGTTCACGGCGTTGAATCCTCAATACGGCGGCTTCCCCGGCACCCAGCAGTATTACATGTCCGGCAATGTCATGCCCGGCCGCTTCGACGAATCTAACCAAGCCGCCGGCTTCACCATCGGCACCGAGAACGGCGGCACCCTCCCGCAAAACTCCACGCCCGCCTACACCGCTCTCGTCAACGCCCCCTTCTTCCCGTCCTACGCCACGATCCACAGCGCCGCCGACGCCTACAAACAGGTGCTCTCCGATGTCGGCTGCAATCAGCCGCAAATCGACGACCGCGACATCCGCATCATCAACGAAACCCTCAACGGCACCTACACCTACACCGGCAGCATCAGCGGCAAACGCGGCCTCCCAGACACCACCGCTGACGTCGGCGGCTGGGAAAACTACCCCGAGATGAAGCGTGCCGACAATTTCGATACCGACCGCGACGGCATGCCCGACTGGTGGGAAACCCTCTTCGGCCTCAACTCGCGCTCCGCCGCCAATGACTTCTCCGAGTCCAACGCCGACCTCGACAATGACGGCTTCACCAACCTCGAAGACTACCTCAACTGGCTCGCCCTCCCGCGCTACAACTCCGCCATCAACGGTTCCGTCGACATCGACCTCAGTGCCCTCAGTCGCGGGTACACCAGCGTCCCTGTCTTCACGCTCGGCACTCCGACCGCCGGCACCGTTCAACTTATCGGCAACGGCAAAACTGTCCGCTACACCCCCGCCGCCAGCTTCGAAGGCATCGCCCGCTTCTCCTTCACCGTCACCGATTCCGTCGGCAGCACCATGACCCGCGACATCGGCGTCCGCACCTACGCCATCCCCGATCCCACTCTCGCACTCACCCGCAACGCCACCACCTTCAGCAACGAATTCATCGGCGTTCCCGGCCAGACCTATAAAATCCAATACTCCGACGACCTCGTCACTTGGATCGACCTGCAAACCATCACCGCCACCGGCGAAGCCTACCCCTTCACCGTTCCCACGAACCTTACCGGCGCCACCCGCCGCTTCTTCCGCGCCACCTCCATTCCGTAG
- a CDS encoding DEAD/DEAH box helicase, with amino-acid sequence MSDTAPQSSLPPAPLAPPPGFPDADAAMTRFIAVMAERKMQLYPEQEEAILELFGGANVILNTPTGSGKSLVAAAFHYKALCAGRRSVYTCPIKALVNEKFLSLCRDFGPDNVGMMTGDASVNPDAAVLCCTAEILANIALAGGERADSIGAVIMDEFHYYSDQSRGTAWQVPLLLMPRTRFLLMSATLGPADFIERELTRVTKAPAVTVRSDRRPVPLNFEYSETPLAERVADLLTGKKAPVYLVYFTQRDASEAAQSLMSLTICTREEKAEIAKALEGVRFNSPYGKEVKRWLRHGIGVHHAGLLPRYRILVEQLAQKGLLKLICGTDTLGVGINVPIRTVVFTQLFKYDGQKAGILSVRDFRQIAGRAGRKGYDDVGYVIIQAPEHVIENKRAEEKAAGDPKKAKKLVKQKAPEGAVGWDAKTFEKLMTAQPEGLQSRFDVSHGMLMQVLSRDEDGCRVMRQLIADSHETPHRKKALRRRAWQLFRALLDRKIIDWIPPEPSGRKLKVNVGLQDDFSLHQALSLYLIDTLPKLDRESPDYPYDVLTLCESIVENPETILRRQVDVIKTEELARMKAADIPYDERMEKLELIEHPKPLREFLYDTFNAFAAAHPWVGQENVRPKSIAREMYERYMSFADYIRDYGLQRSEGLLLRHLSQVWKVLAQTVPDDAKTEEVVEMELYFRELIRGIDSSLLEEWERMRNPDYVAQELATDKPARPSNFDITRDVSAFQRLVRTAILGFLQDIAARSWDAALYRLTASGLSDDPEDPARKAAARKLEDAFKPYFDARTRFRLDPEGRSAKHTHFESLDDTPLNVRSVWPVAQVLADPESLNDWEAQFTIDLTASRLENRPVLVFNTIHEIGTSENADIPAGS; translated from the coding sequence ATGTCCGACACCGCTCCGCAATCTTCGCTCCCGCCCGCCCCCCTCGCCCCACCTCCCGGCTTCCCCGATGCAGACGCCGCGATGACCCGCTTCATCGCCGTCATGGCCGAGCGCAAGATGCAGCTCTACCCCGAGCAGGAAGAAGCCATCCTCGAACTCTTCGGCGGTGCCAACGTCATCCTCAACACCCCCACCGGCTCCGGCAAATCCCTCGTCGCTGCCGCGTTTCACTACAAGGCCCTCTGCGCCGGCCGCCGCTCCGTCTACACCTGCCCGATCAAGGCCCTCGTAAACGAAAAATTTCTCTCCCTCTGCCGCGACTTCGGTCCCGACAACGTCGGCATGATGACCGGCGACGCCTCTGTTAATCCCGACGCCGCGGTCCTCTGCTGCACCGCCGAAATTCTCGCCAACATCGCCCTCGCCGGTGGCGAACGCGCCGACTCCATCGGCGCCGTCATCATGGACGAGTTTCACTATTACTCCGACCAGTCCCGCGGCACCGCCTGGCAAGTCCCGCTCCTGCTCATGCCGCGCACGCGCTTCCTCCTCATGTCGGCCACGCTCGGCCCGGCCGACTTCATCGAGCGCGAACTCACCCGCGTCACCAAAGCCCCCGCCGTCACCGTCCGCAGCGACCGCCGCCCCGTGCCGTTGAATTTCGAATACAGCGAAACGCCCCTCGCCGAGCGCGTCGCCGATCTGCTCACGGGGAAAAAAGCGCCGGTCTACCTCGTCTACTTCACGCAACGCGACGCCTCCGAGGCCGCGCAGTCGTTGATGAGCCTCACGATCTGCACGCGCGAAGAGAAAGCCGAAATCGCCAAAGCCCTCGAAGGGGTCCGCTTCAACAGTCCCTACGGGAAAGAAGTGAAACGCTGGCTCCGCCACGGCATCGGCGTCCACCACGCCGGCCTCCTCCCGCGCTACCGCATCCTCGTCGAGCAGCTCGCGCAAAAAGGCCTCCTCAAACTCATCTGCGGCACCGACACCCTCGGCGTCGGCATCAACGTCCCCATCCGCACCGTCGTCTTCACCCAGCTCTTCAAATACGACGGCCAAAAAGCAGGCATCCTCTCCGTCCGCGATTTCCGCCAGATCGCCGGCCGCGCCGGCCGCAAAGGCTACGACGATGTCGGCTACGTCATCATCCAAGCCCCCGAGCACGTCATCGAAAACAAACGCGCCGAGGAAAAAGCCGCCGGCGATCCGAAGAAGGCCAAGAAGCTCGTGAAACAAAAAGCCCCCGAGGGCGCCGTCGGTTGGGATGCGAAAACTTTCGAGAAGCTCATGACTGCCCAGCCCGAAGGCCTGCAATCCCGCTTCGATGTTTCCCACGGCATGTTGATGCAGGTCCTCTCGCGCGACGAAGACGGCTGCCGCGTCATGCGCCAGCTCATTGCCGACAGCCACGAAACCCCGCACCGCAAAAAAGCCCTCCGCCGCCGCGCCTGGCAGCTCTTCCGCGCGCTCCTCGACCGCAAAATCATCGACTGGATTCCGCCCGAGCCCTCTGGCCGGAAACTCAAGGTCAACGTCGGCCTCCAGGACGACTTCTCTCTTCACCAAGCGCTCTCGCTCTATCTCATCGACACTCTCCCGAAGCTCGACCGCGAGTCACCGGATTATCCCTACGACGTCCTCACGCTCTGCGAATCCATCGTCGAAAATCCCGAGACGATCCTCCGCCGCCAGGTCGACGTCATCAAGACCGAGGAGCTCGCGCGCATGAAAGCCGCCGACATCCCCTACGACGAGCGCATGGAAAAACTCGAACTCATCGAGCACCCCAAACCGCTCCGCGAATTCCTCTACGATACCTTCAACGCCTTCGCCGCCGCGCACCCATGGGTCGGTCAGGAAAACGTCCGCCCCAAGTCCATCGCCCGCGAGATGTACGAGCGTTACATGTCCTTCGCCGACTACATCCGCGACTACGGTCTGCAGCGCTCCGAAGGCCTCCTCCTCCGCCACCTCTCCCAAGTCTGGAAAGTCCTCGCTCAAACTGTCCCCGACGACGCCAAAACCGAAGAGGTCGTCGAAATGGAACTCTACTTCCGCGAACTCATCCGCGGCATCGACTCCAGTCTCCTCGAAGAATGGGAACGCATGCGCAACCCCGACTACGTCGCCCAAGAACTCGCCACCGACAAACCCGCGCGCCCGTCCAACTTCGACATCACCCGCGACGTATCCGCATTCCAACGCCTCGTCCGCACCGCCATCCTCGGCTTCCTTCAGGACATCGCCGCCCGCTCCTGGGACGCCGCCCTCTACCGCCTCACGGCCTCTGGCCTCAGCGACGACCCCGAAGACCCCGCGCGCAAAGCCGCCGCCCGCAAACTCGAAGACGCCTTCAAGCCCTACTTCGACGCCCGCACCCGCTTCCGCCTCGACCCCGAAGGCCGCTCCGCGAAACACACCCATTTCGAATCCCTCGACGACACCCCGCTCAACGTCCGCTCCGTCTGGCCCGTCGCCCAAGTACTCGCCGACCCCGAATCGCTCAACGACTGGGAAGCCCAATTCACCATCGACCTCACCGCCTCTCGCCTCGAAAACCGCCCCGTCCTAGTCTTCAACACCATCCACGAAATCGGTACCTCCGAAAATGCCGATATCCCCGCCGGCTCCTAG